Proteins encoded within one genomic window of Saccharomyces mikatae IFO 1815 strain IFO1815 genome assembly, chromosome: 15:
- the TIM18 gene encoding Tim18p (similar to Saccharomyces cerevisiae TIM18 (YOR297C); ancestral locus Anc_8.767) gives MAILFLHGLKPVFNASTIVRNPIRKIVPGVTISTKRTIHSISHLYSENKTNNIANETKEPSSSVQMFKPPESSHFEDSYQKDYERIARYSLIPLTMVPFYASFTGGVMNPLLDASLSSIFLIYLQYGFTSCIIDYIPKEKYPRWHKLALYTLYGGSMLSLYGIYELETKENGFVDLVRKLWNENDDHLYIFGRN, from the coding sequence ATGGCAATACTATTCCTTCACGGCTTGAAGCCTGTTTTTAATGCTTCCACCATTGTAAGAAATCCTATACGAAAGATTGTTCCAGGAGTAACAATTTCAACCAAAAGAACTATTCATAGTATCAGTCATCTATAttctgaaaataaaacaaacaaTATTGCAAATGAGACAAAAGAACCATCGTCTTCAGTACAGATGTTTAAGCCCCCAGAGTCTTCTCACTTTGAAGATTCTTATCAAAAAGACTATGAAAGAATAGCAAGATATTCCTTGATTCCATTAACAATGGTACCTTTTTACGCATCCTTTACTGGTGGGGTCATGAATCCTCTGCTCGATGCGTCTTTATCCTCCATCTTTTTAATATATTTACAGTATGGTTTCACGAGTTGTATCATTGATTACATACCGAAGGAAAAGTATCCAAGATGGCATAAATTAGCTCTTTACACTCTTTATGGAGGATCTATGTTGTCCTTGTATGGAATTTACGAATTAGAAACGAAAGAGAATGGTTTTGTTGATTTAGTAAGGAAACTTTGGAATGAGAACGATGATCATTTGTATATATTCGGAAGAAATTGA
- the MUM3 gene encoding Mum3p (similar to Saccharomyces cerevisiae MUM3 (YOR298W); ancestral locus Anc_8.768) encodes MGFVDFFETYMVGSRVQFKQLDISDWLSLTPRLLTLFGYFFIHSFFTSISVFLQFVNTSSFCLRLHLLYDRFWSNVPIIGEYKIRLLSRILRYTEVKIIPNLDKALEVIEIWFQLHLVEMTFEKKKKVQVFISSGSDDLNFFQDNKFQTTLMICNHRSVNDYTLINYLFFKSCPTKFYNKWELIQKLRKGEDLPEWPQLKFLGWGKMFNFPQLDLLKNIFFKDETLTLSPENLKDLLVAQNNKAIAIFPEVNIMSLELSIIQRKLNQDFPFVINFYNLLYPRFKNFTSLMTAFSSIKNIKRKKNHNNIIKEARYLFHREIDKLVHKSITMEPSNMSDKILPPLIMDNTFLLDKKKNTSNDKPKPVRINPYIYDFTIVYYRVKYTDSGHDHINGDLKIHKGYELEQISPTVFEMIQPEMESEDNRKEKDPIVVMIHIKKHQIQPLLAYNDESLEKWLENRWIEKDRLIESLQKNIKVETK; translated from the coding sequence ATGGGCTTCGTCGATTTCTTCGAAACCTATATGGTAGGTTCTAGGGTCCAATTTAAACAGTTAGATATTTCTGATTGGTTGAGCCTGACACCAAGATTGCTTACTCTTTTCGGATACTTTTTTATCCATTCCTTTTTCACTTCAATCAGTGTCTTTCTGCAATTTGTCAATACTAGTTCCTTTTGCCTTAGATTACACCTACTATATGACAGATTTTGGTCAAATGTACCCATAATCGGCGAGTATAAAATTCGGCTCCTTTCGAGAATACTTAGGTATACTGAGGTGAAAATAATACCAAACTTAGATAAGGCACTGGAGGTGATTGAAATATGGTTTCAATTACATTTAGTTGAAATGAcctttgagaaaaaaaaaaaagttcaagtATTTATTAGCAGTGGAAGTGATGAtcttaacttttttcaagataataaatttcaaactACGTTAATGATATGCAACCATCGATCAGTCAATGATTATACTTTGATTAATTActtattcttcaaaagttgTCCAACCAAATTCTATAATAAATGGGAGCTTATACAAAAGTTAAGGAAAGGAGAAGATTTACCTGAATGGCCCCAGTTAAAATTCCTTGGTTGGGGAAAAATGTTCAACTTTCCCCAATTAGATTTACTAAAGAACATATTTTTTAAGGATGAAACTCTCACTTTATCACCAGAAAATCTAAAAGATCTTCTAGTGGCACAAAACAACAAGGCTATAGCTATTTTTCCCGAAGTTAATATCATGAGTTTAGAGTTATCAATAATTCAAAGGAAACTAAATCAAGATTTTCCCTTTGTTATTAATTTTTACAATTTATTATACCCaagattcaaaaactttacCAGTTTGATGACTgctttttcatcaattaaaaacattaagagaaaaaaaaatcacaataatattatcaaGGAGGCCAGATACCTGTTTCACAGagaaattgataaattggTTCATAAGAGTATAACAATGGAGCCTTCCAATATGTCCGATAAGATATTACCGCCTTTGATCATGGATAATACATTTTTACTtgacaaaaagaaaaataccaGCAATGACAAGCCCAAACCAGTGCGAATCAATCCCTACATTTATGACTTCACCATAGTATATTACAGAGTCAAATATACAGATAGTGGGCATGATCATATTAATGGCGATTTGAAAATCCATAAAGGTTATGAATTAGAGCAGATCTCCCCAACAGTATTTGAAATGATACAGCCAGAAATGGAGTCCGAAGAcaacagaaaagaaaaagaccCCATTGTGGTGATGATACATATAAAAAAGCACCAAATCCAACCATTACTCGCGTACAATGACGAAAGCTTGGAAAAATGGCTTGAAAATAGATGGATAGAGAAAGATAGATTAATCGAATCCttgcaaaaaaatatcaaagttGAGACCAAATAA
- the MBF1 gene encoding multiprotein-bridging factor 1 (similar to Saccharomyces cerevisiae MBF1 (YOR298C-A); ancestral locus Anc_8.770) yields MSDWDTNTIIGSRARAGGSGPRANVARSQGQINAARRQGLVVSVDKKYGSTNTKGDNEGQRLTKVDRETDIVKPKKLDPNVGRAISRARTDKKMSQKDLATKINEKPTVVNDYEAARAIPNQQVLSKLERALGVKLRGNNIGSPLGAPKKK; encoded by the coding sequence atgTCTGACTGGGATACCAATACTATTATCGGTAGCAGAGCCAGAGCTGGCGGTTCTGGCCCAAGGGCCAACGTTGCCAGATCTCAGGGCCAAATCAATGCTGCGAGAAGACAAGGTTTGGTTGTCTCCGTGGACAAGAAGTACGGCTCTACCAACACCAAGGGTGACAATGAGGGCCAGAGGTTGACCAAAGTCGACCGTGAGACAGATATCGTGAAGCCGAAGAAGTTAGACCCAAATGTTGGTAGGGCTATTTCACGCGCCAGAACGGACAAAAAAATGTCGCAGAAGGATTTGGCCACCAAGATCAACGAGAAGCCAACAGTGGTTAATGATTACGAAGCGGCCAGGGCTATTCCAAACCAGCAAGTCCTTTCCAAGTTGGAAAGGGCCTTGGGTGTCAAGTTGAGAGGTAACAATATTGGTTCGCCTTTGGGGGCcccaaagaagaaataa
- the BUD7 gene encoding exomer complex subunit (similar to Saccharomyces cerevisiae BCH1 (YMR237W) and BUD7 (YOR299W); ancestral locus Anc_8.772), translating into MITQNSIPEVKENFIGYALNERRIRLPQFQDLGPADLITLAKYLPTSGNTNVINSTSRNNGVMMRSPAAAGPYDTGSSMVANGATSDAAVTTNSTAASIYSDNKGTNDTASMITEFHPLNKLKGEVGTFFYSMGVDTSSPTSIAIFLKEISDIITEKPQVWFGKSKTFHVARVSFSTWNAFRRCDINVIVNIPGTIQNYIVDCNGESQNLEMCAEHDLIWAETFVSGVVRSIMLMKENAEEGELQNLVETLILNPLAAGQIDDVAEMFIDSFPIIYHKGPLLGAPYCIANVTKTNNYLVETLVELVKLTRSVGRAEVMLKDLATDNPEVTIILTKIYLVCDREIDATKLMYDTLLRDDKITDTNNYMDYKSELLCLQAQFLVDKKQDYNLAQNIAQEAANCSPSEFKPWYILSKVYVKLNDIENALLILNSCPMSPLKEKYVLKRVVPLSSDNSLHLPLPIDVVLDEVTSLNPQDVQKEHRSADSMLVNLAASNLKSTFQLAYRLLTEIVQITGWENLLKYRSNIFVMEDEYQKSSSSLSKSVNEQEEVPLRAKRLCERWLDNLFMLLYEDLKMYTLWQTEQLYMDVRNNNHNKLTFEWELFGLCARRLGHFPEAAKAFQNGLSQRFSPRCARKLLEYCVNERQRIKKFINSPNSHDMAPEMISSRISELDNSIIDLCVKICCWNHRWYTEFSISLLDSLSVVIQDMGLTKVSNEISSRYSETVLKLVRENLLDFFATGTNGYYDA; encoded by the coding sequence ATGATTACACAGAATTCCATACCAGaggtgaaagaaaattttattgGTTACGCTCTGAATGAGAGAAGGATCCGGTTGCCGCAGTTCCAAGATTTAGGGCCAGCAGACCTGATTACACTGGCAAAATACTTACCCACCTCGGGTAATACAAATGTTATAAACAGTACAAGTAGAAATAATGGTGTCATGATGCGCTCTCCTGCAGCGGCTGGACCCTATGACACCGGTTCGTCCATGGTAGCCAATGGAGCAACCAGTGACGCCGCCGTTACCACGAACTCTACCGCAGCATCTATATACAGTGACAACAAGGGTACCAATGATACGGCCTCGATGATTACCGAGTTTCATCCACTCAATAAACTGAAGGGCGAAGTAGGgacctttttttattccatGGGTGTCGATACCTCCAGTCCAACTTCAATTGCGATATTTTTAAAGGAGATTTCAGATATTATTACCGAGAAACCTCAAGTATGGTTTGGCAAAAGCAAAACGTTCCATGTTGCTCGGGTCTCATTTTCAACATGGAATGCCTTTAGAAGATGCGACATAAACGTCATTGTAAATATCCCTGGAACCATCCAAAACTACATAGTGGATTGCAACGGTGAAAGCCAGAATTTAGAGATGTGTGCGGAACATGATTTGATATGGGCGGAAACATTTGTAAGTGGGGTAGTACGGTCAATCATGTTAATGAAGGAAAACGCTGAAGAGGGAGAATTGCAAAATTTGGTGGAGACGTTGATTTTGAACCCATTGGCGGCTGGACAAATCGATGATGTGGCAGAAATGTTTATTGATTCGTTCCCTATAATCTACCACAAGGGCCCACTGTTAGGTGCTCCTTATTGTATTGCTAATGTAACAAAAACCAACAACTACTTGGTAGAGACACTGGTGGAGCTAGTTAAGTTGACTCGTAGCGTTGGTAGGGCGGAAGTAATGTTGAAAGATTTGGCCACTGATAACCCTGAGGTCACCATAATACTGACCAAGATCTACTTGGTATGCGATCGAGAAATAGATGCAACGAAGCTCATGTATGATACGCTTTTACGGGATGACAAAATAACCGATACTAATAACTACATGGACTACAAATCAGAACTACTGTGCTTACAGGCGCAATTTTTGGTAGACAAAAAGCAAGACTACAATCTGGCACAAAACATAGCGCAAGAAGCCGCCAATTGTTCTCCAAGTGAATTCAAACCTTGGTATATTCTATCCAAAGTATACGTGAAACTGAACGATATTGAAAACGCCCTGCTAATACTAAATTCATGTCCCATGTCTCCattgaaggaaaaatacGTACTGAAAAGAGTGGTTCCATTATCTTCTGATAATAGTCTTCATTTACCACTACCAATTGATGTCGTACTGGATGAAGTGACATCATTGAATCCGCAGGACGTTCAGAAGGAGCACCGTTCCGCAGATTCGATGCTGGTGAATTTAGCTGCGTCGAATTTGAAATCTACATTCCAATTGGCGTACCGCTTATTAACAGAAATTGTGCAAATCACCGGCTGGGAAAATCTGTTAAAGTATAGGTCAAATATATTTGTTATGGAAGACGAATACCAAAAgtcgtcatcttcattatccAAAAGCGTCaatgaacaagaagaagtgCCCTTGAGGGCAAAAAGGCTATGTGAAAGATGGTTGGACAATCTCTTCATGCTATTATATGAGGATTTAAAAATGTATACATTATGGCAAACAGAACAACTGTACATGGACGTACGAAATAACAACCACAATAAATTGACGTTTGAATGGGAGTTGTTTGGACTTTGTGCACGCCGTTTGGGGCATTTCCCTGAAGCCGCAAAGGCATTTCAGAACGGCCTGTCACAGAGATTTTCACCAAGGTGTGCAAGAAAGCTGCTGGAATATTGTGTAAACGAGCGTCAACGGATAAAGAAGTTCATTAACTCACCCAACTCGCATGACATGGCTCCTGAGATGATAAGCTCACGCATAAGCGAACTGGACAACAGCATTATCGATCTTTGCGTGAAAATATGTTGCTGGAACCACCGTTGGTATACTGAGTTCTCTATAAGTTTACTCGATTCTTTAAGCGTGGTCATCCAAGATATGGGATTAACAAAAGTATCCAATGAAATATCGTCGAGATACTCAGAGACTGTTCTCAAATTGGTCCGGGAGAACTTGCTCGATTTTTTTGCTACTGGCACCAACGGGTATTATGATGCATAA
- the RAX1 gene encoding Rax1p (similar to Saccharomyces cerevisiae RAX1 (YOR301W); ancestral locus Anc_8.774): protein MNRVQDFEKIQRERLPTLYEVLIQRTSQPVDLWTFYTFLSQFPYAINYLDFWVDLMAHTRLCKSYVELVTKSLINFPKENGGASTTTLDLLNALIEEGHLDLEAPGRLLKSDGQDMPFSPKLNQLLGDWKRQSGMSQDSLRRDDIALIVDEILKRRSQQDGIPQITTKQLFHSAVGLCNTYLVSPEQSERYLSNIPTETRNRIIEDIQVQQKYDIEVFDDIKNLTYQFLEMDCFPKFLSRVALHNIHDEISDWRFHSVNATNEKGKRFRGQAHISRSPFSNHTSISRIGFGLLWLGIGFWIGYVLIFLAYGRAIRVVTVVPFALGCYCIVCGMYQVDIVYSWFGVTQRLLHRHKNSSSDQDGVSAGSDHVPVLLAVFGGKRRLTRVKHPFTRQLLRKRGLWCLLLVVGATAAFTVIFSCVPGRRV, encoded by the coding sequence ATGAATAGAGTGCAAGATTTCGAGAAAATCCAACGGGAACGATTACCAACATTGTATGAAGTACTAATACAAAGGACATCGCAGCCAGTTGATCTCTGGACTTTCTATACGTTTCTTTCGCAATTTCCATATGCCATCAATTACCTGGACTTTTGGGTCGATCTCATGGCGCACACACGACTTTGTAAGAGCTATGTCGAGTTGGTAACGAAATCACTAATCAATTTCCCAAAAGAGAATGGGGGCGCATCTACGACCACGCTTGATTTGCTAAACGCACTGATAGAAGAAGGACACTTAGACCTGGAAGCTCCCGGAAGACTCTTAAAATCTGACGGTCAAGACATGCCGTTCTCGCCAAAGTTGAACCAATTACTGGGAGATTGGAAACGCCAATCAGGCATGAGTCAAGACTCCTTAAGAAGAGATGACATAGCGCTAATCGTGGACGAAATACTGAAAAGGCGCTCACAACAAGATGGTATACCGCAAATCACTACAAAACAACTGTTTCACAGCGCAGTAGGTCTCTGTAACACCTACTTAGTTTCCCCGGAACAAAGCGAACGGTACCTGAGTAACATCCCCACGGAAACGCGGAATCGCATTATAGAGGACATACAGGTCCAGCAAAAATACGACATTGAGGTTTTCGATGATATCAAGAACCTGACTTACCAGTTTTTAGAAATGGACTGCTTCCCGAAATTTCTAAGCCGGGTCGCCCTACACAACATTCATGATGAGATATCCGACTGGAGGTTCCACTCAGTGAACGCTACTAACGAAAAAGGCAAGCGCTTCCGAGGACAAGCACACATTTCCCGCTCGCCATTCTCCAACCACACATCAATCAGTCGTATCGGCTTTGGTTTGCTATGGCTGGGCATCGGCTTCTGGATCGGGTACGTACTGATCTTCCTAGCATACGGACGCGCCATCCGTGTTGTTACTGTCGTGCCATTTGCACTGGGATGTTACTGTATTGTGTGCGGTATGTACCAAGTGGATATTGTGTATTCTTGGTTTGGTGTCACACAAAGACTACTCCACAGACACAAAAACAGTAGCAGTGACCAAGATGGTGTTTCTGCCGGCTCCGATCACGTGCCTGTGTTACTTGCCGTGTTTGGCGGCAAGCGCCGTCTGACCCGCGTGAAGCACCCATTTACTCGGCAGCTTCTGCGTAAGCGTGGATTGTGGTGTCTATTACTCGTAGTGGGTGCCACTGCCGCATTTACGGTTATTTTCAGCTGTGTTCCTGGCCGTCGTGTATGA
- the CPA1 gene encoding carbamoyl-phosphate synthase (glutamine-hydrolyzing) CPA1 (similar to Saccharomyces cerevisiae CPA1 (YOR303W); ancestral locus Anc_8.776): MSSTQTKATFSIQNGPSFQGISFGANKSVAGETVFTTSLVGYPESMTDPSYRGQILVFTQPLIGNYGVPSGDARDEFNLLKYFESPHIHVVGIVVAEYAYQYSHWTAVESLGQWCEREGVTAITGVDTRELVQYLREQGSSLGRITLADQDPVPYVNTMKTNLVAQVTTKKPFHISALPGKARANVALIDCGVKENIIRCLVKRGANVTVFPYDYRIQDIASEFDGIFLSNGPGNPELCQTTITNVRELLNNPIYDRIPIFGICLGHQLLALASGASTHKLKYGNRAHNIPAMDLTTGQCHITSQNHGYAVDAETLAKDLWKPYFVNLNDKSNEGMIHLHRPIFSTQFHPEAKGGPLDTAILFDKFFGNIEAYQLDTQRESSIPLKVNPSTDKSKLQSLNVTKLAKERVLF; this comes from the coding sequence ATGTCTTCTACTCAAACAAAAGCTACTTTTTCTATACAAAATGGACCTTCTTTTCAAGGTATCTCTTTTGGAGCAAACAAATCTGTTGCTGGTGAAACGGTCTTCACAACCTCTCTAGTTGGTTACCCAGAGTCCATGACTGATCCTTCCTACCGTGGCCAGATATTAGTTTTCACTCAACCCCTGATTGGTAACTACGGTGTTCCATCCGGCGATGCTCGTGACGAATTCAATCTATTGAAGTATTTTGAATCTCCACACATCCATGTCGTCGGCATCGTTGTGGCTGAATATGCTTACCAATACTCTCATTGGACTGCTGTTGAATCCTTGGGCCAATGGTGTGAAAGAGAAGGTGTTACTGCCATCACTGGTGTTGACACTCGTGAGTTGGTACAATACTTGAGAGAGCAGGGTTCTTCTTTGGGTCGTATTACTTTGGCTGATCAAGACCCAGTCCCATACGTAAATACCATGAAAACCAACTTAGTTGCTCAGGTAACCACGAAAAAACCATTTCACATCTCCGCTTTACCTGGAAAAGCTAGGGCAAATGTTGCATTAATCGATTGCGgtgtcaaagaaaatatcattagATGCTTGGTCAAGAGAGGCGCCAATGTAACCGTTTTCCCTTATGATTACAGAATTCAAGATATCGCTTCAGAATTCGATGGTATTTTCTTATCCAATGGGCCAGGTAATCCAGAACTATGCCAGACCACAATCACCAACGTCAGGGAATTATTGAACAACCCCATTTATGATCGTATTCCTATCTTCGGTATTTGTCTTGGCCACCAGCTTCTAGCTCTCGCCTCCGGTGCCTCTACTCACAAATTGAAATATGGTAATAGAGCTCACAATATCCCTGCCATGGATTTGACCACCGGCCAATGCCATATTACATCTCAAAACCACGGCTATGCAGTGGATGCTGAGACTTTAGCAAAGGATCTATGGAAACCTTACTTTGTCAATTTAAATGACAAATCGAACGAAGGCATGATACATCTTCATAGACCTATTTTCTCTACTCAATTCCACCCAGAGGCTAAGGGCGGTCCCTTAGACACTGCCATTCTTTTCGACAAATTCTTCGGCAATATTGAAGCTTACCAATTGGATACTCAAAGAGAAAGTTCAATCCCACTAAAAGTAAACCCTAGTACAGACAAATCAAAACTACAAAGTTTAAATGTTACCAAGTTAGCCAAGGAAAGAGTATTGttttag